Proteins encoded in a region of the Ziziphus jujuba cultivar Dongzao chromosome 3, ASM3175591v1 genome:
- the LOC132803342 gene encoding receptor-like protein 6: MWTSIINHQNHHYSLIFYFIMILFTIIISCCFPYVSCYSNNSTTSSSPRLLCLPHQRSALLQFKHEFAFQKPNFTSYRRFCSRYDQYSFYTDIFESYPKMKFWKAEKDCCSWDGVTCDFKTGQVVGLDLANSWLQGPLHSNSSLFKLRQLQEINLSFNNFSFSLIPSEFGQLSRLINLNLSFSMFSGPIPSEISFLTNLDSLDLSSFEGYDETTLLHLTKIDFTNIIQNMTNLSQFHLHQVDVSSSIPESLANLTSLTSLQLGGCGLHGKFPENVFVLPNIQSIHLPCNYLLSGSLPQLIEPSNSLRRLALDYTNFSGELPETIGYLKSLNELSLRNCNFVGPIPPSIWNLSELTYLQLSLNHFNGHELPSTLGSLAKLTVLALDSCEFSGEIPLSLGNLTRLEYFSLSNNSFSGPIPASLGNLKQLQDLILSINSFSGQIPSSLGNLTVLKVLDLSFNNLGEAIPSFLFMLPSLNRLYLRDNRFKGSLSIENISSSQLEVLDLEDNKLNGQIPQSMFKLVNLVYICLYSNDLSGTVELSKFAKLVKLQMLWLSFNRLSITNLSTTEVLPKFQTLGLCSCNISEFPNFLKAQDQLESLHLCDNRIEDQIPNWLWGAKGKMKLDYLDLRGNKLHGALIVPPLSISYFYISYNNISGGIHPSFQKWSNLKVFDISNNRFGGTVPRWLCNFSSSLEALNLKRNNFEGSLHQMFTCGGMHNLKFLDLSHNQFQEQLPHSLVNCSELQILNLGHNMISDRFPFWLQNLPELQVLVLRSNKFYGPIWDPNKLLGFVKLGFVDLAFNNFDGSLPSEYFRNWGGMMVKDVDQKKPFFTYLRDSSSKYWIDFYITSLVIKGVEMEDKTISSAFTSIDLSNNKFDGEIPSSIGDLRALVALNLSSNRFTGTIPSSFGKMKELESLDLSNNKLSGRIPQQLADLSFLAYLNLSRNQLTGPIPQGGQLDTFPSSSFEDNPGLCGSQLLSKKCDAKETPISDVQSDDSFTWIPIVMGYGCGLMVGFIIGYVTLFQQGPTALFWSSFMGRYFYARW; encoded by the coding sequence ATGTGGACGAGCATCATCAATCACCAAAATCATCACTACTCTCTCATATTTTACTTCATCATGATCCTCTTCACCATCATCATCTCCTGTTGCTTTCCATATGTCTCATGTTATTCCAATAACTCTACCACTTCCTCTTCACCAAGATTATTATGCCTCCCTCACCAGCGCTCTGCTTTGTTGCAGTTCAAACATGAGTTTGCATTTCAAAAACCCAACTTCACTTCTTATCGTCGTTTCTGTTCGAGATATGATCAATATTCCTTTTACACCGATATCTTCGAGTCTTATCCGAAAATGAAGTTTTGGAAGGCAGAAAAGGATTGCTGTTCGTGGGATGGTGTTACTTGCGACTTCAAAACTGGACAAGTAGTAGGCCTGGACTTGGCTAACAGCTGGCTTCAAGGACCTTTGCATTCCAACAGCAGCCTCTTTAAATTGCGTCAACTCCAAGAGATCAACCTTTCCTTCAACAACTTCAGTTTCAGCCTCATCCCTTCTGAGTTTGGCCAGCTTTCCAGGTTAATAAATCTCAACCTCTCTTTCTCTATGTTTTCTGGGCCTATCCCATCTGAGATCTCATTTCTTACCAATTTGGATTCTCTTGATCTCTCTTCTTTTGAGGGTTATGATGAAACTACTCTTTTACATCTCACAAAAATAGACTTCACAAACATCATCCAAAATATGACAAATTTAAGTCAATTTCACCTGCACCAAGTTGACGTTTCATCATCAATACCTGAATCCTTGGCAAATTTAACTTCTTTGACATCTCTCCAACTTGGTGGATGTGGATTACATGGCAAGTTTCCGGAGAATGTCTTTGTCCTTCCTAACATACAATCCATCCATCTACCATGTAACTATCTTCTATCTGGATCTCTTCCACAATTAATTGAACCTTCTAACTCTCTAAGGCGGTTGGCTCTTGACTACACAAATTTCTCAGGGGAATTGCCGGAAACAATTGGCTACCTCAAGTCCTTGAATGAATTGTCTCTTCGGAATTGTAATTTTGTGGGGCCTATTCCTCCTTCAATTTGGAACCTTTCTGAGCTAACGTATCTTCAGCTTTCATTGAACCACTTCAATGGTCATGAGCTTCCATCTACATTGGGAAGCCTTGCAAAACTTACTGTTCTAGCCCTTGATTCTTGTGAGTTTAGTGGTGAAATACCCCTTTCACTTGGAAACCTCACACGACTAGAATATTTTAGTCTCTCAAATAATAGTTTCAGCGGTCCAATCCCAGCTTCACTTGGGAACCTCAAACAGTTGCAAGATCTAATTCTTTCAATTAATAGTTTTAGTGGTCAAATTCCTTCATCGCTTGGAAACCTCACAGTACTGAAAGTTTTAGATCTTTCATTTAACAACTTGGGTGAAGCCATTCcttcatttttgtttatgttgCCTTCTTTGAATCGGTTGTATCTGCGTGACAATCGGTTTAAAGGCTCTCTTTCTATCGAAAATATCTCTTCTTCTCAACTAGAGGTTTTGGATTTGGAAGACAACAAATTAAATGGACAAATTCCCCAGTCGATGTTCAAATTGGTGAACCTAGTATATATTTGCCTTTACTCCAACGACTTAAGTGGCACAGTTGAGTTAAGCAAATTTGCGAAACTGGTCAAGCTCCAAATGCTATGGCTTTCGTTTAATAGGCTATCTATAACAAACTTGAGTACAACTGAAGTACTTCCAAAGTTTCAAACGCTAGGTTTGTGTTCATGCAACATAAGTGAATTTCCAAATTTCCTTAAGGCCCAAGATCAATTAGAGTCACTACATCTTTGTGACAATAGAATTGAAGATCAAATTCCAAATTGGTTATGGGGTGCCAAAGGGAAAATGAAATTGGACTACCTAGACTTGAGAGGCAACAAGTTGCATGGAGCACTTATTGTTCCACCATTGTCCATATCCTACTTCTACATCTCATACAATAATATTAGCGGAGGAATTCATCCATCATTTCAAAAGTGGAGCAATCTTAAGGTCTTCGACATCTCTAATAACCGCTTTGGAGGAACTGTTCCCAGATGGTTGTGCAACTTCAGTAGTTCTCTAGAGGCGTTGAATCTGAAACGGAACAATTTTGAAGGGAGTCTACACCAGATGTTCACATGTGGAGGCATGCATAATTTGAAGTTTCTAGACCTCAGCCATAATCAGTTTCAAGAACAGCTTCCACATTCTTTGGTTAACTGTAGTGAGctacaaattttaaatcttgGGCACAACATGATAAGTGACAGATTCCCTTTTTGGTTACAAAATTTGCCAGAGTTGCAAGTTTTGGTGTTACGTTCGAATAAATTTTATGGTCCAATATGGGATCCAAATAAACTTTTGGGTTTTGTAAAGTTGGGATTTGTGGATCTAGCTTTCAATAATTTTGATGGAAGTTTACCATCAGAGTACTTTAGAAATTGGGGTGGCATGATGGTTAAGGATGTTGATCAAAAGAAGCCATTCTTCACATATTTGAGAGATTCTTCATCCAAATATTGGATTGATTTTTACATTACATCCCTAGTGATCAAGGGAGTAGAAATGGAAGACAAAACGATCTCAAGTGCCTTCACATCCATTGACCTATCAAACAACAAATTTGATGGAGAAATTCCTAGTAGCATAGGAGACTTGAGGGCTTTAGTTGCGCTCAACCTATCCAGCAACAGATTCACAGGAACCATCCCATCATCTTTTGGAAAAATGAAGGAGCTTGAATCCCTGGATCTTTCAAACAACAAGTTGTCTGGTAGAATTCCTCAACAGTTGGCAGATCTCTCATTTCTTGCATATTTAAACCTCTCTCGAAATCAACTCACGGGCCCGATACCACAAGGCGGACAGTTGGATACATTTCCAAGTTCATCTTTTGAGGATAATCCAGGATTATGCGGTTCTCAATTATTGTCAAAGAAATGTGATGCCAAGGAGACACCAATTTCGGATGTACAATCAGACGACAGTTTTACTTGGATACCGATAGTAATGGGATATGGATGTGGATTAATGGTTGGATTTATCATCGGATATGTCACCCTCTTTCAACAAGGCCCAACTGCTCTGTTTTGGTCAAGTTTCATGGGAAGGTATTTCTATGCACGCTGGTGA